In Simplicispira sp. 125, one DNA window encodes the following:
- a CDS encoding uroporphyrinogen-III synthase gives MPRVIVTRPEREALQWVAALQARGIAAQALPLIAISPPTDADALQAARDHITNYRAVMVVSSNAAQHFFDQNTALTLTGQAQAAIKTRVWSPGPGTAHALQMLGVDAACIDQPAADAAQFDSESLWAQVQRQIGPGDAVLIVRGTEAGAHQQGTGRDWLAQQITAAGGRVDFVVAYTRGAPDWTEAQRTQARTAASDGALWLLSSSQALDNLRAALPGQAWDRAHALATHPRIAQAARALGFASVHECRPALTDVAASIESMP, from the coding sequence ATGCCCCGCGTGATCGTCACCCGGCCCGAGCGCGAGGCCCTGCAGTGGGTGGCCGCACTGCAGGCGCGCGGCATTGCTGCGCAGGCCCTGCCCCTGATTGCCATCTCCCCACCGACCGACGCAGATGCGCTACAGGCCGCCCGCGACCACATCACGAACTACCGCGCCGTGATGGTCGTCAGCAGCAACGCCGCACAGCATTTTTTTGATCAAAATACGGCTCTAACGCTTACTGGACAAGCGCAAGCAGCTATCAAAACAAGAGTCTGGTCACCCGGCCCAGGAACAGCCCACGCGCTGCAAATGCTGGGAGTGGATGCCGCCTGCATCGATCAGCCCGCTGCCGACGCTGCGCAGTTCGACTCCGAGTCGCTATGGGCCCAGGTGCAGCGGCAGATCGGCCCGGGCGACGCTGTTCTCATCGTGCGCGGCACCGAAGCGGGTGCCCACCAACAAGGCACGGGGCGCGACTGGCTGGCGCAGCAGATCACCGCCGCAGGGGGGCGCGTAGATTTTGTGGTTGCCTATACCCGTGGCGCTCCCGACTGGACCGAGGCGCAGCGCACACAGGCCCGCACGGCAGCCAGCGACGGTGCCCTGTGGCTGCTGAGCAGCTCCCAGGCCCTGGACAACCTGCGCGCAGCTCTGCCCGGCCAGGCCTGGGACCGGGCCCACGCACTGGCCACCCACCCGCGCATTGCGCAAGCAGCACGCGCCCTGGGCTTTGCCAGCGTGCACGAATGCCGTCCGGCGCTGACCGATGTCGCAGCCTCGATAGAATCGATGCCATGA
- the hemC gene encoding hydroxymethylbilane synthase: MTPQSPPLPPIVIATRESRLALWQAEHVQALLRARGHHVSLLGMTTLGDQILDRSLSKVGGKGLFVKELETALEDGRADIAVHSLKDVPMVLPEGMLLACVMEREDPRDAFVSPRYARLQDLPHGAVVGTSSLRRQVLLQALRPDLKIEPLRGNLDTRLRKLDEGQYDAIVLAAAGLKRLGLQERVRTEFDRTEMLPAAGQGALGIEVRSDRQDLVAALAPLAHMPTWLTVTAERAVSRCMGGSCSMPLAAHARFEGGQLHIDAAWGDPEGRMALVRASAQGPVTTLEQANTLGEGVATELRAGGATG; encoded by the coding sequence ATGACGCCCCAAAGCCCCCCTCTCCCACCCATCGTGATCGCCACCCGCGAGAGCCGCCTGGCCCTGTGGCAGGCTGAACATGTGCAGGCCCTGTTGCGCGCGCGCGGCCACCACGTATCGCTGCTGGGCATGACCACGCTGGGCGACCAGATTCTGGACCGTTCTTTGAGCAAAGTCGGCGGCAAAGGCTTGTTTGTCAAAGAACTTGAAACCGCTCTGGAAGACGGCCGAGCCGACATCGCCGTGCACTCGCTCAAGGATGTGCCCATGGTGCTGCCCGAGGGCATGCTTCTCGCCTGCGTGATGGAGCGCGAAGACCCGCGCGACGCTTTTGTCTCGCCCCGCTACGCCCGCCTGCAGGACCTGCCCCACGGCGCTGTCGTCGGCACCTCCAGCCTGCGCCGCCAGGTGCTGCTGCAGGCGCTGCGCCCCGACCTGAAGATCGAGCCGTTGCGGGGCAATCTCGACACGCGCCTGCGCAAACTCGATGAAGGCCAGTACGACGCCATCGTGCTGGCGGCGGCCGGCCTCAAACGCCTGGGCCTGCAGGAACGCGTTCGCACCGAATTCGACCGCACCGAGATGCTGCCCGCCGCCGGGCAAGGCGCTTTAGGCATTGAGGTGCGCAGCGACCGCCAGGATCTGGTGGCCGCACTGGCCCCACTGGCGCACATGCCCACCTGGCTCACCGTGACCGCCGAGCGCGCCGTCAGCCGCTGCATGGGCGGCAGTTGCTCAATGCCGCTGGCTGCGCACGCGCGTTTCGAAGGTGGTCAACTCCACATCGATGCCGCCTGGGGCGACCCCGAGGGCCGCATGGCCTTGGTGCGCGCCAGTGCCCAGGGCCCCGTCACCACGCTGGAGCAGGCCAACACCCTGGGCGAAGGCGTAGCAACCGAGCTGCGGGCAGGCGGCGCCACAGGCTGA
- the ppc gene encoding phosphoenolpyruvate carboxylase produces MNTKKTDKDRPLIQDIRLLGRILGDVIREQEGVAAFELIEQVRQLSVAFRRDADHEADKALKKLLKGLSADQTVSVIRAFTYFSHLANLAEDRHHIRRRTIRERAGDTQEGSIEVALARLRWAGISSQQVAQTLASSYVAPVLTAHPTEVQRKSILDAERDIAQLLTVRDDIAERAQIYNAARDALTPRALAANEAQLRARVAQLWQTRLLRYSKLTVADEIENALSYYEATFLREIPKIYAELERELGDQSVHSFLRMGQWIGGDRDGNPNVSADTLAQALRRQSEVALRHYLTEVHLLGGELSLSARLVDVSPAMQALANSSPDTSEHRQDEPYRRALTGIYARLAATLETLSGGAAARHAVAPQNPYPDAAGFLAELRTIEASLQAHHGTPLAAQRLHPLIRAVEVFGFHLATVDLRQSSDQHERVVAELLAVARIEPDYSALSEEQRRAVLLRLLQDARPLRVMGTQYSEHTRGELAIFETALRMRQRYGAEAIRHYIISHTETVSDLLEVLLLQKEVGLMRGTLDGEASADLIVVPLFETIEDLRNAAPIMRAFYQLPGVTALVQRSGAEQDIMLGYSDSNKDGGIFTSNWELYRAEIALVELFDELPHIRLRMFHGRGGTVGRGGGPSYQAILAQPPGTVRGQIRLTEQGEVIASKYANPEIGRRNLETLVAATLEATLLQPTKSATPAFLQAAAQLSQTSMAAYRALVYETPGFTDYFFNATPIREIAELNIGSRPASRKPSQKIEDLRAIPWGFSWGQCRLTLPGWYGFGSAVESFLNADGHDAKAQLALLRKMYRQWPFFSTLLSNMDMVLAKSDLALASRYSELVQDARLRKKVFGAIEQEWHRTADVLTRITGDKQRLAHNTALARSIRHRFPYIDPLHHLQVELVRRWRAGQGDERVQTGIHISINGIAAGLRNTG; encoded by the coding sequence GTGAATACCAAAAAGACCGACAAAGACCGCCCCTTGATCCAAGATATTCGCCTGCTGGGCCGCATCCTGGGCGATGTGATCCGCGAACAGGAGGGCGTGGCCGCGTTCGAGCTGATCGAGCAGGTGCGCCAGCTTTCCGTGGCTTTCCGGCGCGATGCCGACCACGAGGCCGACAAGGCACTGAAAAAGCTGCTCAAGGGCCTATCGGCCGACCAGACGGTGAGCGTGATCCGGGCGTTTACCTATTTCAGCCACCTGGCCAACCTGGCCGAAGACCGCCACCACATTCGCCGCCGCACCATCCGCGAGCGCGCTGGCGACACGCAGGAGGGCAGCATCGAGGTGGCGTTGGCCCGTTTGCGCTGGGCCGGTATTTCATCGCAGCAGGTGGCGCAGACCCTGGCCAGCAGCTACGTGGCACCGGTGCTCACGGCCCACCCCACCGAAGTGCAGCGCAAGAGCATTCTGGATGCCGAACGCGACATCGCCCAACTGCTCACCGTGCGCGACGACATCGCCGAGCGCGCCCAGATCTATAACGCCGCCCGCGATGCGCTGACCCCGCGCGCCCTGGCCGCCAACGAAGCCCAGTTGCGCGCCCGCGTGGCGCAGCTGTGGCAGACACGCCTGCTGCGCTACAGCAAGCTCACCGTGGCCGACGAGATCGAGAACGCACTTTCTTATTACGAGGCCACCTTTCTGCGCGAGATTCCCAAGATCTACGCAGAGCTCGAGCGTGAGCTGGGCGACCAGTCCGTGCACAGTTTTTTGCGCATGGGCCAGTGGATCGGCGGCGACCGCGACGGCAACCCCAATGTCAGCGCCGACACACTGGCGCAGGCGCTGCGCCGCCAGAGCGAGGTGGCGTTGCGCCACTATCTGACAGAGGTGCACCTGCTGGGCGGCGAGTTGTCGCTGTCGGCGCGCTTGGTCGACGTTTCTCCCGCGATGCAGGCCCTGGCGAACAGCTCGCCCGATACCAGCGAGCACCGCCAGGACGAGCCCTACCGCCGGGCGCTGACCGGCATTTATGCACGCCTGGCGGCTACCTTGGAGACACTCAGTGGAGGCGCCGCCGCACGCCATGCCGTGGCGCCGCAAAACCCCTACCCGGACGCTGCCGGTTTCCTCGCTGAGCTGCGCACCATTGAGGCGTCGCTGCAGGCCCACCACGGCACGCCGCTGGCGGCGCAGCGCCTGCATCCGCTGATCCGCGCTGTCGAGGTTTTCGGTTTTCACCTTGCCACGGTGGACTTGCGCCAAAGCTCCGACCAGCACGAGCGCGTTGTGGCTGAACTGCTGGCCGTGGCGCGCATCGAGCCTGATTACAGCGCGCTGTCCGAGGAGCAACGCCGCGCCGTGCTGCTGCGCCTGCTGCAGGACGCCCGCCCCTTGCGCGTGATGGGCACGCAATACTCCGAACACACGCGGGGCGAGCTGGCCATTTTTGAGACGGCTTTGCGCATGCGCCAGCGCTATGGGGCCGAGGCGATCCGCCACTACATCATCAGCCACACCGAAACGGTGAGCGACTTGCTGGAAGTGCTGCTGTTGCAAAAAGAAGTGGGCCTGATGCGCGGCACCCTCGATGGTGAAGCCAGCGCCGACCTGATTGTGGTGCCCCTGTTTGAAACCATCGAAGACCTGCGCAACGCCGCGCCCATCATGCGTGCGTTCTACCAGTTGCCCGGCGTGACGGCCCTGGTGCAGCGCTCGGGCGCCGAGCAGGACATCATGCTGGGCTACTCCGACAGTAACAAGGATGGCGGTATCTTCACCAGCAATTGGGAGCTGTACCGCGCCGAAATTGCGCTGGTGGAGTTGTTTGACGAGCTGCCCCACATCCGCCTGCGCATGTTCCACGGCCGTGGCGGCACGGTGGGGCGCGGCGGCGGCCCCAGCTACCAGGCCATCCTGGCGCAGCCGCCAGGCACGGTGCGCGGCCAGATCCGTTTGACCGAGCAGGGCGAGGTGATTGCGTCCAAGTACGCCAACCCCGAAATTGGCCGGCGCAACCTCGAAACCCTGGTGGCCGCCACGCTGGAGGCCACGCTTTTGCAGCCCACCAAGTCAGCCACGCCCGCTTTTCTGCAGGCAGCGGCGCAACTGTCGCAGACCAGCATGGCCGCCTACCGTGCGCTGGTGTACGAAACCCCGGGCTTTACCGACTACTTTTTCAACGCGACCCCGATCCGCGAAATCGCCGAGTTGAACATCGGCTCGCGCCCCGCCTCGCGCAAGCCCAGCCAGAAGATCGAGGACTTGCGCGCCATTCCGTGGGGTTTCAGTTGGGGGCAGTGCCGCCTGACCCTGCCCGGTTGGTACGGTTTTGGCTCGGCTGTAGAGAGTTTTCTGAACGCCGATGGACACGACGCCAAGGCACAGCTGGCGCTGCTGCGCAAGATGTACCGACAGTGGCCGTTTTTCAGCACCCTGCTGTCCAACATGGACATGGTGCTGGCCAAAAGCGACCTGGCCCTGGCCTCACGCTACAGCGAGCTGGTGCAGGATGCGCGCCTGCGCAAGAAGGTGTTCGGCGCCATCGAGCAAGAGTGGCACCGCACGGCCGACGTGCTGACGCGCATCACCGGCGACAAGCAGCGCCTGGCGCACAACACCGCCCTGGCGCGTTCGATTCGCCACCGCTTTCCCTATATCGACCCGTTGCACCACCTGCAGGTCGAACTGGTGCGCCGCTGGCGCGCGGGGCAGGGGGATGAGCGGGTGCAGACGGGTATCCACATTTCCATCAACGGGATTGCGGCGGGGTTGCGCAATACGGGGTGA
- a CDS encoding spherulation-specific family 4 protein — protein MHHHVHSPYRLAAAPLFLAAMLAGCGGGTEKNPPVQPPPSGVVSLRFLNDIHANVFDQGSTSNTLSVQATKDGGNADDVTVVFSATQGTTSPVSVLPRGGIASTTLSVPLAATTGAMSITAKATATNTVLENFAAYVRPAPDKLQVLVPAYFSASTNAAVWTALTTAAQSYPDVQINVIVKPDNAVSGIIPTGTYTPDSALVTAIGALKTAHPRTKVLGYIATGGGTTGTISLTDVQTTIDQYSAGYGTKIDGFYLDGMAVDRNLIASFYQPLTARIAEKTGLGTTPPLVVGNPATYPAKEYAALVNVLVTHSGSATNYQTTDPQTASASWVYDKQNVAQAMQVHSASTCSDMKAAVARAHLPRMNTGWIFVTDQAVGAPWSTLPATAYWKSFLGTVDATNKGNPLPTC, from the coding sequence ATGCACCATCACGTTCACTCCCCCTACCGCCTTGCCGCTGCACCCCTGTTTCTCGCTGCCATGCTGGCGGGCTGTGGGGGCGGTACCGAAAAAAATCCGCCTGTTCAACCCCCTCCGTCCGGAGTGGTCAGCCTGCGCTTCCTGAACGACATCCATGCCAACGTGTTCGACCAGGGGTCCACCTCGAACACTTTGTCTGTGCAAGCCACCAAGGATGGCGGCAATGCAGACGACGTTACGGTCGTTTTCTCGGCCACCCAGGGCACAACCAGCCCCGTATCAGTCCTGCCGAGGGGTGGGATTGCCTCGACCACGCTGAGTGTGCCTCTGGCCGCCACGACGGGCGCCATGTCCATCACGGCCAAGGCCACGGCGACCAATACGGTCCTTGAAAATTTTGCTGCCTACGTGCGCCCCGCCCCGGACAAGCTGCAAGTGCTGGTGCCCGCTTATTTCAGCGCCAGCACCAACGCCGCCGTTTGGACCGCGCTCACCACCGCAGCCCAAAGCTATCCAGACGTTCAGATCAACGTCATCGTGAAGCCCGACAACGCTGTCAGCGGCATCATCCCCACTGGCACCTACACACCGGACAGCGCGCTCGTCACCGCCATCGGCGCGCTCAAAACCGCACACCCCCGCACCAAGGTGCTGGGCTATATCGCCACCGGGGGCGGCACCACCGGCACGATCTCTTTGACCGACGTCCAGACCACCATCGACCAGTACAGTGCGGGCTACGGCACCAAGATCGACGGTTTCTACCTGGACGGCATGGCCGTTGACCGCAACCTCATCGCGTCGTTCTACCAACCCCTCACCGCCCGCATCGCAGAAAAAACGGGCCTGGGAACCACACCGCCCCTCGTGGTCGGCAACCCTGCCACCTACCCCGCCAAAGAGTACGCGGCCCTCGTCAACGTACTGGTGACCCACAGCGGCTCGGCCACCAACTACCAGACCACGGATCCGCAGACCGCCAGCGCCTCGTGGGTCTACGACAAGCAGAACGTCGCGCAGGCCATGCAGGTGCATTCGGCCAGTACCTGCTCGGACATGAAAGCAGCCGTGGCCCGGGCCCATTTGCCACGCATGAATACGGGCTGGATCTTCGTCACCGACCAGGCCGTTGGCGCCCCCTGGTCTACGCTGCCGGCCACCGCTTACTGGAAATCCTTCCTGGGCACCGTGGACGCCACCAACAAGGGCAACCCCCTTCCCACCTGCTGA
- a CDS encoding FlgO family outer membrane protein, with protein sequence MMRRMRWGVLCAAVLATSGCAQYYYGERGGVLQRTDVLKTNYDAADRLLQNAPLDPRRSVLVSTIVNVDRLHESSRLGRLFSEQIAGRLVQRGVPVTEVRLREQLALQPAHGELLLSRELREVSQAHDAQAVVVGTYAVSGAMVYVSLKLVNPLGNQVVAASDYALPMDDNIRGLLQGR encoded by the coding sequence ATGATGCGCCGCATGCGATGGGGTGTTCTGTGCGCTGCGGTGCTGGCAACTTCGGGGTGCGCGCAGTATTACTACGGCGAGCGCGGTGGCGTTCTGCAGCGCACGGATGTGCTCAAGACCAACTACGATGCGGCCGATCGCCTGCTCCAGAACGCGCCGTTGGATCCACGGCGCAGCGTGCTGGTTTCCACGATCGTGAATGTGGACCGGCTCCATGAGTCGTCCCGTCTGGGGCGGCTTTTCTCGGAGCAGATTGCCGGTCGCCTCGTGCAGCGTGGTGTACCCGTCACCGAAGTGCGCCTGCGTGAGCAACTGGCGCTGCAGCCGGCACATGGAGAATTGCTGCTCTCGCGCGAGTTGCGCGAGGTCAGCCAGGCGCATGATGCCCAGGCCGTGGTGGTGGGCACCTATGCGGTGTCTGGAGCCATGGTGTACGTGAGCCTCAAACTTGTTAACCCGCTGGGCAACCAAGTGGTGGCAGCGAGTGACTATGCGCTGCCGATGGATGACAACATCCGTGGGTTGTTGCAGGGGCGTTGA
- the flhC gene encoding flagellar transcriptional regulator FlhC: MTATTTPPKAAKPAAKSVLNESRQIERAAMLIEMGARMQVLESETTLSYERLIRLYKEIAGKSPSKGQLPFSTDWFLTWQENIHSSLFLNIYEYLSKGVDLDSVELLTKAYRLYNEQIVAAQVEPLLSFTRAWRLVKFVDAGMLTRTKCTQCSGQFVTELYENRHFTCGLCNPPARAGKSKSAGALMLH; this comes from the coding sequence ATGACCGCCACCACCACTCCCCCCAAAGCCGCCAAGCCCGCCGCCAAGAGCGTGCTCAATGAATCCCGGCAGATCGAACGCGCAGCCATGCTGATCGAGATGGGCGCACGCATGCAGGTATTGGAGTCGGAGACCACGCTGTCGTACGAGCGCCTGATCCGTCTGTACAAGGAAATCGCAGGCAAGTCCCCTTCCAAGGGACAGCTGCCGTTTTCCACCGATTGGTTTCTCACCTGGCAGGAGAACATCCACAGCTCGCTGTTCCTCAACATCTACGAGTACCTCTCCAAAGGCGTGGATCTGGACTCGGTGGAACTGCTGACCAAGGCCTACCGCCTGTACAACGAGCAAATTGTTGCCGCACAAGTCGAGCCCTTGCTGTCATTCACGCGCGCATGGCGCCTGGTGAAGTTTGTCGACGCCGGCATGCTGACCCGCACCAAATGCACTCAATGCAGTGGCCAGTTTGTGACCGAGCTGTACGAGAACCGCCACTTCACCTGCGGCCTGTGCAACCCACCGGCCCGGGCCGGCAAAAGCAAGAGTGCCGGCGCGCTGATGTTGCACTGA
- the flhD gene encoding flagellar transcriptional regulator FlhD: protein MTNEQLLAEIREANLTYLMLAQTLIRQDKAEAVFRLGLNEDAADILSSLSAAQVMKLASRNTLLCSFRVDDNLVWSLLTNHSASKVGNEATNTLHANILMASRVSEVL, encoded by the coding sequence ATGACCAACGAACAACTGCTCGCCGAAATCCGCGAAGCCAACCTCACCTACCTGATGCTGGCGCAGACCCTGATCCGCCAGGACAAGGCGGAAGCAGTTTTCCGTCTGGGCCTGAACGAAGACGCCGCCGATATTTTGTCATCCCTGTCTGCCGCGCAAGTGATGAAACTGGCCTCCAGAAACACCCTTCTTTGCAGCTTCCGGGTGGACGACAACCTGGTGTGGAGCCTGTTGACCAACCATTCAGCCTCGAAGGTAGGCAACGAGGCCACGAACACGCTGCACGCCAACATCCTGATGGCCAGCCGGGTCTCCGAGGTGCTCTGA
- a CDS encoding sulfurtransferase translates to MHYTTLISVPELQALTASGTPLMVFDCSFDLAAPGAGEQQYLAEHIPGAVYAHLDNALSARHGAPGASGTIIATDADTPASGGRHPLPSREKFAAWLSSVGFSNDMQAVVYDRNASSYCGRLWWMLQWLGHANVAVLDGGLQAWKAANGPLSHGSEPAHFQSLFRVAAPLRTLATVGDVLQGLGQSSQTIIDARAAPRYRGEVEPLDPVAGHIPGALNRPFSDNFGPDGRFKNPEVLRAEFLALLAGRDPASVVHHCGSGVTANPNVLAMERAGLGKTTLFAGSWSEWCSDPARPVERG, encoded by the coding sequence ATGCACTACACCACGCTGATCTCCGTTCCTGAACTGCAAGCTCTGACGGCCAGCGGCACACCGCTGATGGTGTTCGACTGCAGCTTTGATCTGGCTGCCCCTGGCGCGGGCGAGCAGCAGTATCTTGCAGAACACATCCCTGGTGCCGTCTATGCCCACCTTGACAACGCACTCTCGGCCCGCCATGGCGCGCCAGGCGCTAGCGGCACCATCATTGCCACAGATGCCGACACACCCGCATCGGGCGGTCGCCACCCCTTGCCCAGCCGCGAAAAGTTTGCGGCCTGGCTCAGCAGCGTGGGGTTTTCCAACGATATGCAGGCCGTGGTGTACGACCGCAACGCCAGCAGTTATTGCGGACGCTTGTGGTGGATGCTGCAATGGCTGGGCCATGCCAACGTGGCCGTGCTCGATGGCGGGCTGCAGGCCTGGAAGGCGGCGAACGGGCCACTGTCACACGGCAGCGAACCGGCGCATTTCCAGTCACTTTTCCGCGTAGCGGCGCCTCTGCGCACGCTAGCCACCGTGGGCGACGTGCTGCAAGGCCTGGGGCAGTCCAGTCAAACCATCATCGACGCCCGCGCCGCACCACGCTACCGCGGAGAAGTGGAACCCCTGGACCCCGTGGCTGGCCATATTCCGGGGGCACTCAACCGCCCTTTCAGCGACAACTTTGGTCCAGACGGCCGCTTTAAAAACCCTGAGGTGCTGCGCGCCGAATTCCTGGCGCTGCTGGCGGGGCGCGACCCTGCCAGCGTAGTGCACCACTGCGGCAGCGGCGTCACCGCCAACCCGAATGTGCTGGCCATGGAACGGGCGGGGCTCGGAAAAACCACGCTCTTTGCAGGCAGCTGGAGCGAATGGTGCAGCGACCCTGCCCGCCCGGTCGAGCGCGGATAG